A genomic segment from Desulfurispirillum indicum S5 encodes:
- a CDS encoding chemotaxis response regulator CheY, giving the protein MDRKDIKIITVDDSSTMRRIIKNTLTRLGFKDIIEADNGVTGLAALGENKVDLVITDWNMPEMDGLQFVKAIRTNEEYKHLPILMITTEAAKEDILEALRSGVNNYIVKPFTPETLEEKISKVLGL; this is encoded by the coding sequence ATGGATCGCAAGGATATAAAGATCATCACCGTAGATGATTCTTCCACTATGAGGCGTATCATCAAGAATACGCTTACCCGCCTTGGCTTCAAGGATATCATTGAAGCTGACAATGGTGTGACTGGCCTTGCAGCACTGGGCGAAAACAAGGTGGATCTCGTGATTACCGACTGGAATATGCCGGAAATGGACGGGCTTCAGTTTGTCAAGGCGATCCGTACCAATGAAGAGTACAAACACCTGCCTATTCTTATGATCACGACGGAAGCCGCCAAGGAAGATATTCTCGAAGCTCTGCGCTCAGGCGTGAATAATTACATTGTCAAACCCTTTACTCCTGAGACCCTGGAAGAGAAAATATCCAAGGTACTGGGACTGTAA
- the dnaK gene encoding molecular chaperone DnaK yields MSKIIGIDFGTTNSVVAYIDSGRPVVIPNSSGEALTPSAVAFQKDGSALIGNTAKNQAVINSERTFLSIKRHMGTSFTSTIDGIRYRPEMIAAMIIRQLRSEAEEALGMPIQRAVITVPAYFSDQQRQSVKDAGRLAGLEVARIINEPTAAALAYGIDRGNHEIIAVFDLGGGTYDISILEVCDGVVEVLATSGNNHLGGDDLDSALIQHIAQQFYRQHSIDLTEDKMAMQKLREDAEKAKIMLSEVSEVTINIPFITADNTGPKHLEVTINRAQFDEIIKPIVAQLIPPAEAALNDAGLKPEDISRALLVGGTTRVPLVQKTIEKFTGKPVSKNVNPVECVALGAAVQAGIIEGDVKDLILVDITPLTLGIETEGDRFIPIINRNTALPCSNSKVFTTISDNQNVVEVHILQGESERASNNISLGKFQLTGIRMAAKGEPRIEVTFNIDVDGIVSVSAIDLDTRNRQEINIKDFNRISEIQMRSQVRFIEKKVLRNAQ; encoded by the coding sequence ATGTCAAAAATTATCGGCATAGATTTTGGCACGACCAACTCGGTGGTGGCCTATATAGACAGTGGCAGACCAGTGGTTATCCCCAACAGTTCCGGGGAGGCCCTGACCCCGAGTGCTGTGGCATTTCAGAAAGATGGCAGTGCTCTGATCGGCAATACTGCAAAAAATCAGGCCGTGATCAACAGTGAACGAACCTTTCTCTCCATCAAACGCCATATGGGGACAAGCTTCACTTCAACCATAGATGGCATACGCTATCGTCCTGAGATGATAGCCGCCATGATCATACGCCAACTGCGCAGTGAAGCGGAAGAAGCCCTTGGTATGCCAATTCAGCGCGCTGTCATTACCGTCCCCGCCTACTTCAGTGATCAGCAGCGGCAATCGGTGAAGGATGCCGGACGCCTTGCCGGGCTGGAAGTGGCGCGTATTATTAACGAGCCTACAGCGGCAGCACTGGCCTACGGTATTGATCGTGGGAACCATGAAATCATCGCTGTTTTTGACCTCGGTGGAGGAACATACGATATTTCTATCCTTGAAGTGTGCGATGGTGTTGTGGAAGTGCTGGCCACCTCCGGAAACAATCACCTTGGTGGTGATGATCTGGACAGCGCCCTGATACAGCACATCGCACAGCAGTTTTATCGTCAGCACTCCATTGACCTCACCGAGGATAAAATGGCCATGCAGAAACTTCGCGAGGACGCTGAAAAAGCAAAAATCATGCTCTCGGAAGTTTCGGAAGTCACTATTAACATACCCTTTATCACTGCTGACAATACCGGACCGAAGCACCTGGAAGTCACCATAAACAGGGCACAGTTTGATGAGATCATCAAACCCATCGTGGCGCAGCTCATCCCTCCCGCCGAAGCGGCTCTCAATGATGCTGGTCTCAAACCCGAAGATATTTCGCGGGCATTACTGGTCGGAGGTACCACGCGCGTGCCACTGGTGCAGAAAACCATAGAAAAATTTACCGGGAAGCCTGTCTCAAAAAATGTCAACCCCGTCGAGTGCGTTGCATTGGGCGCTGCGGTGCAGGCAGGTATCATAGAAGGTGATGTCAAGGATCTTATACTGGTTGATATCACTCCGCTGACCCTGGGGATTGAAACCGAGGGTGACAGATTTATCCCCATCATCAACCGCAATACCGCTCTTCCCTGCTCAAACTCCAAAGTCTTCACTACCATCAGCGATAATCAGAATGTGGTGGAGGTGCATATTCTGCAGGGTGAAAGTGAACGTGCCTCCAATAATATCTCCCTGGGAAAATTTCAACTGACAGGCATACGCATGGCAGCCAAGGGGGAGCCTCGCATTGAAGTGACCTTTAATATCGATGTCGACGGTATCGTGTCTGTTTCCGCCATAGATCTGGATACGCGCAACCGGCAGGAGATTAACATCAAGGATTTTAATCGGATATCTGAGATTCAGATGCGATCACAGGTCCGTTTCATAGAAAAAAAGGTGCTGCGAAATGCACAATAA
- the fliN gene encoding flagellar motor switch protein FliN → MLNMVGDSEDDGPDLSDFSRIVVSNLSSSMGTSINNPLEMQVAGEGMVSGDALGAEPQVILSRVPFEEGATGTMFLVAPISMASIFVDLMMMGEGTAKDSMEEDDLDAYSDLLNTSFSSCVVPLNEAAQGVKFRFASVSSSVFDQDSLASALGDESLYRLEISVNAPGKVDGTLQLLIPQTLAQEISSAFSEQESASDGDDLFDFSDVDLENLAADDSSADFGGFDSGGGGGGAGSSSLNKEQMRNIEMLLDIDLAVIIRIGSTKIYLKDLLKLGSGSIVELDKKAGDPVELVVNKKVIARGEVVVIDANFGLRINEILSKRDRLESLRG, encoded by the coding sequence ATGCTTAATATGGTTGGAGACAGTGAAGATGATGGGCCTGATCTGAGCGATTTCTCCCGCATTGTGGTGAGTAATCTGTCGTCGTCCATGGGTACCAGTATCAACAATCCTTTGGAGATGCAGGTTGCCGGTGAAGGCATGGTAAGTGGTGATGCGCTGGGAGCTGAACCACAGGTGATACTGTCACGAGTTCCCTTTGAAGAGGGAGCCACTGGAACCATGTTCCTCGTGGCACCGATTTCCATGGCCAGTATCTTTGTCGATCTCATGATGATGGGTGAGGGCACGGCGAAGGACAGCATGGAGGAGGATGATCTTGATGCCTACAGTGATCTGCTTAATACGTCCTTTTCCAGTTGTGTTGTCCCTCTGAATGAAGCAGCTCAGGGGGTAAAGTTCCGTTTTGCCTCAGTGAGTTCGTCGGTCTTTGACCAGGACTCACTTGCCAGCGCACTCGGGGATGAGAGTCTGTATCGCCTGGAGATTAGTGTGAATGCTCCCGGCAAAGTGGATGGTACTCTGCAGCTTTTGATACCCCAGACTCTGGCCCAAGAAATTTCATCCGCATTTAGCGAGCAGGAAAGCGCCAGTGATGGTGATGATCTGTTTGACTTCAGTGATGTGGACCTGGAGAATCTGGCTGCAGATGACAGTTCAGCTGATTTCGGTGGTTTTGACAGTGGTGGCGGTGGTGGAGGCGCCGGTTCCTCCAGCCTCAACAAGGAGCAGATGCGGAACATCGAAATGCTGCTGGATATTGATCTGGCAGTTATCATTCGCATCGGTTCAACCAAGATATACCTGAAAGACCTGCTGAAACTGGGCTCCGGCTCTATTGTGGAACTGGATAAAAAAGCGGGTGATCCCGTGGAACTTGTCGTAAACAAGAAAGTCATTGCCCGCGGGGAAGTGGTGGTCATCGACGCGAATTTCGGCCTGCGCATCAACGAGATTCTCAGCAAGCGTGATCGACTGGAAAGTTTGCGGGGCTAG
- the fliM gene encoding flagellar motor switch protein FliM, whose amino-acid sequence MADILSQEEIDQLLSSVSADDEPEAAVETLTVTKKKVSLYDFKRPDRVSKDQMRSIKNLHDKFARNFSSSLSGYLRSITDMNLISVDQMTYGEFLMSLPNPTSFNIISMLPLDGNAVLEVNPSLVFPIIDKLLGGQGEPIDEVREITDIEQNVIGGVLAIALRELAEVWQPIINIRFKIELRETSPHVIQIVSQNEVVILLVFEIKVGDVSGMMNICIPAIVLEPIMQKIDSQDWLIGAKKMHATANVQQITSIVSKSRTNLQAVLGESTMTLREILDLEIGDILTLSTKVRDPMVLQVGDMKKYYGEIGIIDNNKAFKIHRKIVKEDV is encoded by the coding sequence ATGGCTGATATTCTCTCCCAGGAGGAAATAGACCAGCTGCTCTCATCGGTCAGTGCCGATGATGAGCCGGAGGCAGCCGTAGAAACCCTTACGGTTACCAAGAAGAAGGTTTCCCTCTATGATTTCAAGCGCCCTGATCGGGTCAGCAAAGATCAGATGCGGTCTATCAAGAACCTGCACGACAAGTTCGCCCGCAACTTTTCTTCCAGCCTCTCAGGGTACCTGCGTTCCATTACCGACATGAACCTCATCAGTGTCGATCAGATGACCTATGGTGAGTTTCTGATGAGCCTTCCCAACCCCACCAGCTTCAATATCATCAGCATGTTACCCCTGGATGGCAATGCTGTCCTTGAGGTCAACCCGTCTCTGGTTTTTCCAATTATCGACAAACTTCTGGGGGGGCAGGGCGAGCCCATAGATGAAGTGCGAGAAATCACTGATATTGAGCAGAACGTCATCGGTGGCGTGCTGGCCATCGCTTTGCGTGAGCTGGCAGAGGTCTGGCAACCCATCATAAATATCCGCTTCAAGATAGAGCTTCGTGAAACCAGCCCCCATGTCATCCAGATTGTCAGCCAGAACGAAGTGGTTATTCTGCTTGTTTTTGAAATTAAAGTTGGTGATGTCAGTGGTATGATGAATATCTGCATCCCTGCCATTGTCCTTGAGCCGATCATGCAGAAAATCGACTCGCAGGACTGGCTTATCGGCGCAAAGAAAATGCATGCCACGGCCAATGTTCAGCAGATTACCAGTATCGTGTCAAAATCCAGGACGAATCTGCAGGCGGTACTGGGGGAATCCACCATGACGCTGCGTGAAATTCTTGACCTTGAAATTGGCGACATACTGACGTTAAGCACCAAAGTTCGAGATCCCATGGTTCTGCAGGTTGGCGATATGAAGAAGTATTACGGCGAAATCGGCATCATCGACAATAACAAGGCATTCAAAATCCACCGTAAAATTGTGAAAGAAGATGTGTAG